The following proteins are encoded in a genomic region of bacterium:
- a CDS encoding type II toxin-antitoxin system VapC family toxin has product MKNIVFDAYPVLVWIKGESGSEKVVSLLEEARDGKIKSFICQINLGEVYYKVIRAKGIEQAKIFIDTFRLLPVKIITITEDLVWTAAEIKAKFAISYADCFAVATAIKQDAVILTGDPEFKKVEKIVEIEWL; this is encoded by the coding sequence ATGAAGAATATAGTCTTTGATGCCTATCCTGTTCTCGTCTGGATAAAAGGTGAATCTGGCAGCGAAAAGGTAGTTTCTTTGCTTGAAGAAGCCAGGGATGGCAAGATTAAATCATTTATCTGCCAGATAAACTTAGGTGAAGTATATTACAAGGTTATTCGAGCTAAGGGTATTGAGCAGGCTAAGATCTTTATTGATACATTCAGGCTATTGCCAGTTAAGATAATCACTATTACAGAAGACTTAGTTTGGACAGCCGCAGAGATAAAGGCTAAATTTGCTATCTCTTATGCAGATTGCTTTGCAGTTGCTACTGCTATAAAACAAGACGCAGTTATTCTCACTGGTGACCCTGAGTTTAAAAAGGTAGAGAAGATTGTAGAGATTGAATGGTTATAG
- a CDS encoding AbrB/MazE/SpoVT family DNA-binding domain-containing protein, translating into MAIVRVSSKSQVVIPKEIRKKVNIKPNMKVLVKTVEDHIEIIPLPDDPIKTLTGIFKDYPGSLANELLEEREKDNKQDEEYSL; encoded by the coding sequence ATGGCTATCGTTAGAGTATCATCCAAATCTCAGGTAGTTATACCAAAAGAGATACGGAAGAAGGTTAATATAAAACCCAATATGAAGGTTTTGGTCAAAACAGTAGAAGACCATATAGAGATTATCCCATTGCCAGATGACCCAATTAAGACATTGACCGGGATATTTAAAGATTATCCCGGCTCTTTAGCAAATGAGCTTCTTGAAGAAAGGGAAAAGGACAATAAACAAGATGAAGAATATAGTCTTTGA